In Macrotis lagotis isolate mMagLag1 chromosome 8, bilby.v1.9.chrom.fasta, whole genome shotgun sequence, a single genomic region encodes these proteins:
- the LOC141496349 gene encoding cadherin-related family member 3-like — protein sequence MLRYTPNSGPLGEGELFEQVSDFHNVIRVNKDLDYEKPETSAVGHVYEMMVSVFDDASPSHTVTVTIIVEVVPSNEFSPVFRPSSYSFTVPETSGASYEVGRVTAFDEDSPLNCLKYKIIRGDTQIIRKFWIHPLTGMIELTTQPDYESVKQYNLTIEAVDCDQAHPRTAVTMVTIDIKDENDEAPVCKPSKYKAVIFDNVAAGTNVNSFKLSCHDRDSRNTEMRFEIVSGNENQHFGFDPTRGSSAPKLIVKNPFNFESGTDSHQHYHLVVHITDDNLQHGQVVYPQTGTVMIDVSVIQQNTPAPPVTNFEQKKGVTIIYTSINTYSSNDWYIPFIFTLMATFLAGLLAWTCYLLVKYTSITAMCKKLTKELSKPKNKGKKYIAGNKNTNDDMLTGNRHKKVEVVTETTVYETVFDGEAVDPVTGNVYEYNSKSGARKWKKPRQPKDTVANIQTISEKLLTDEPIQG from the exons ATGCTTCGGTATACTCCTAATAGTGGACCACTTGGTGAGGGAGAGTTATTTGAACAAGTATCAGACTTTCATAATGTCATACGG GTGAACAAAGACTTGGATTATGAAAAGCCAGAGACTTCTGCAGTGGGTCATGTCTACGAGATGATGGTGTCTGTCTTTGATGATGCCAGCCCCTCTCATACAG taaCTGTTACAATCATTGTGGAAGTTGTTCCTTCAAATGAATTTAGTCCAGTTTTTAGGCCTTCAAGTTACTCGTTCACTGTTCCAGAAACATCAGGAG CCTCTTATGAAGTTGGAAGAGTGACTGCTTTTGATGAAGACAGTCCATTGAACTGTTTGAAGTATAAAATAATCAGAGGAGACACTCAGATTATTCGAAAATTCTGGATTCATCCACTAACTGGAATGATAGAACTGACCACCCAGCCAGACTATGAATCTGTGAAGCAATATAACCTCACCATAGAAGCTGTGGATTGTGATCAAGCTCATCCACGGACAGCTGTTACCATG GTTACAATTGACATAAAAGATGAGAATGACGAAGCGCCTGTCTGCAAACCATCTAAATATAAGGCAGTCATTTTTGACAATGTCGCTGCTGGAACAAACGTCAACAGCTTCAAGCTAAGCTGCCATGACAGAGACTCACGGAATACTGAAATGCGCTTTGAGATAGTTTCTG gaaaTGAAAATCAACACTTTGGATTTGATCCTACTCGGGGCTCAAGTGCCCCAAAGTTAATTGTGAAAAATCCTTTTAACTTTGAGTCTGGAACAGATTCTCACCAGCACTATCATCTTGTGGTGCATATTACTGATGACAATTTGCAGCACGGTCAAGTTGTGTATCCCCAAACAGGGACTGTTATGATAGATGTTTCTGTGATACAACAAAATACACCTGCTCCTCCGGTTACCAATTTTGAA CAAAAGAAAGGTGTGACCATTATATACACATCTATAAATACATACAGTTCCAATGACTGGTACATCCCCTTCATCTTTACGCTGATGGCAACCTTCCTGGCTGGACTGCTTGCTTGGACATGCTATTTGCTTGTGAAATACACCAGCATTACAGCCATGTGtaaaaaactgaccaaagaacTCTCAAAGCCAAAAAACAA aGGAAAGAAGTACATAGCTG GAAACAAAAATACCAATGATGACATGTTAACAGGAAACAGACATAAAAAAGTTGAAGTTGTAACT GAGACAACTGTGTACGAGACAGTGTTTGATGGAGAAGCAGTTGATCCAG TCACAGGGaatgtatatgaatataacagCAAGTCGGGAGCTCGGAAATGGAAGAAGCCCAGACAACCCAAAGACACGGTCGCCAACATACAAACTATCTCAGAGAAACTCCTTACTGATGAGCCTATTCAAGGATGA